The Patescibacteria group bacterium genome includes a window with the following:
- the acyP gene encoding acylphosphatase — MEKKVEIFVSGRVQGVFFRAFILKKARELGLFGWVGNLKDGRVKIVAQGEKEALEKLIEYAKVGSPLARVSKVNFVWSDDLDKFDDFKVNFSPD, encoded by the coding sequence ATGGAGAAGAAAGTAGAAATTTTTGTTTCAGGTAGGGTTCAGGGGGTTTTCTTTAGAGCGTTTATTTTGAAAAAGGCACGGGAACTTGGTCTTTTTGGTTGGGTGGGGAATCTTAAAGACGGTAGGGTGAAGATAGTTGCTCAAGGGGAAAAGGAAGCTTTAGAAAAACTGATTGAGTATGCAAAAGTTGGATCCCCTTTAGCTCGTGTTTCTAAGGTAAATTTTGTTTGGAGCGATGATCTTGACAAATTTGATGATTTTAAGGTTAATTTTTCTCCTGATTAG
- the ogt gene encoding methylated-DNA--protein-cysteine methyltransferase, with amino-acid sequence MVEEVSDLVYKVVSEIPKGMVLTYGQIAKEVSSYGKNVSPRLVGRILHLNPDPKKIPCYRVVFKDGSLSEKFAFGGVGVQRERLLSEGVSFDKNGKVRLDVCLWRRK; translated from the coding sequence ATGGTTGAAGAAGTTTCTGATTTGGTTTATAAGGTGGTTTCTGAGATTCCAAAAGGGATGGTTTTAACATATGGGCAGATAGCTAAAGAAGTCTCGTCTTATGGCAAAAATGTTAGTCCAAGACTTGTTGGTAGAATTCTTCATTTAAACCCCGATCCTAAAAAAATACCATGTTATAGAGTGGTTTTTAAAGACGGTTCTTTATCAGAAAAATTTGCTTTTGGAGGGGTTGGTGTTCAGAGGGAAAGATTGTTGTCCGAAGGGGTTTCTTTTGATAAAAATGGTAAAGTAAGGCTTGATGTTTGTTTATGGAGAAGAAAGTAG
- the pth gene encoding peptidyl-tRNA hydrolase: MKLIVGLGNYNEKYKNNRHNVGFVFIDFIVKELGLGVDFEKNSKFESLVLKTPDLILAKPLTFMNNSGRAVKRLFDYYEIDFDDFYLVYDDLDIALGEYKIVKDKPPKTHNGVWSVIESLGGSDFWHIRIGVENRDKDNRILGEQYVLENFLDNEKEVIRSVISKASRDLIERIHK; encoded by the coding sequence ATGAAATTAATTGTTGGTTTAGGCAACTACAATGAGAAATATAAAAACAATCGGCATAATGTCGGTTTTGTTTTTATTGATTTTATTGTTAAAGAATTAGGTTTAGGTGTTGATTTTGAAAAGAATTCAAAATTTGAGAGCTTGGTTCTAAAAACTCCAGACTTAATCTTGGCCAAGCCGTTAACTTTTATGAACAATTCAGGCAGAGCGGTCAAGAGATTGTTTGATTATTATGAGATTGATTTTGATGATTTTTACCTTGTTTATGACGATTTGGATATTGCCTTGGGTGAATACAAAATTGTAAAGGATAAGCCTCCAAAGACACATAATGGTGTTTGGTCGGTAATTGAAAGCTTGGGTGGCTCTGACTTTTGGCATATAAGGATAGGCGTTGAGAATAGGGACAAAGATAATAGGATTTTGGGGGAACAGTATGTTCTTGAGAATTTTTTGGATAATGAGAAGGAAGTTATTAGAAGTGTAATTTCTAAAGCTTCGAGGGATTTGATCGAAAGAATTCATAAATAG
- the pcm gene encoding protein-L-isoaspartate O-methyltransferase: MIEEIKNLYNLDSPLVFKVMLKVPREEFVPLPYFHLAYNDSALPINCGQTISQPYTVALMTHLLIGNYKNWKKNGRRVLEVGTGSGYQAAILSYLFDEVYTIEIIGRLAKEAKKRLKKLGYRNIFVKKGNGEYGWEEAAPFDGILITAGLEKRIPQPLKDQLKVGGRLVAPVGEGEDKKMLRLTKLKSGEFRKEEFGIFHFVPFVRKN, from the coding sequence ATGATTGAGGAAATCAAAAACCTCTATAATCTTGATTCTCCTTTGGTTTTTAAGGTAATGCTTAAAGTTCCTAGAGAAGAATTTGTTCCTTTGCCTTATTTTCATCTTGCCTATAATGATTCTGCTTTACCTATCAACTGCGGACAGACAATTTCTCAGCCTTACACGGTTGCTTTAATGACACATCTTCTTATTGGAAACTACAAAAATTGGAAAAAGAATGGCAGAAGGGTTTTGGAAGTTGGGACAGGAAGCGGCTATCAGGCGGCAATTTTGTCTTATCTTTTTGATGAGGTTTATACAATTGAGATAATAGGAAGGCTTGCAAAAGAGGCAAAGAAAAGGCTTAAAAAGTTGGGGTATAGAAACATTTTTGTTAAGAAGGGAAACGGCGAATATGGTTGGGAAGAGGCAGCTCCTTTTGATGGAATTTTGATTACCGCAGGACTTGAGAAAAGAATTCCTCAACCTCTAAAAGATCAGCTTAAAGTTGGGGGTAGATTGGTGGCACCAGTTGGAGAGGGGGAGGATAAAAAAATGCTGCGTTTGACTAAGCTTAAATCGGGTGAATTTAGAAAGGAAGAGTTTGGCATTTTCCATTTTGTCCCCTTTGTTAGGAAAAATTAG
- a CDS encoding membrane protein, which translates to MIILAELKAGTGLKKETSAALSYVLGFITGIIFLIIEKDPFVRFHAMQSIAVSLVFFVASWVLGIISVVLGLTVFLAWVGPLLSGILMIGGFVLWLMLIYKAYQGEKWELPYIGKFVAKMV; encoded by the coding sequence GTGATTATCTTGGCAGAATTAAAAGCAGGGACAGGATTGAAAAAAGAAACTTCGGCGGCCTTATCTTATGTTTTGGGTTTTATTACAGGAATTATTTTCTTAATAATTGAGAAAGATCCTTTCGTCAGATTTCACGCAATGCAGTCAATAGCTGTCTCTTTAGTGTTTTTTGTTGCCTCGTGGGTTTTGGGAATAATTAGTGTAGTTTTGGGGTTGACGGTGTTTTTGGCCTGGGTGGGACCGCTTTTAAGTGGAATTTTAATGATTGGTGGCTTTGTCCTTTGGCTAATGCTGATTTATAAAGCTTATCAGGGAGAAAAATGGGAGTTGCCTTATATTGGTAAGTTTGTAGCAAAAATGGTCTAA
- the lig gene encoding putative DNA ligase — protein sequence MKFEELAFFLEKLEKTSSRIEITKILADLFSYSNLSEIDKVCYLSLGLLRPKYESLVFNLAEKMVIESLALGFDKNRDEIISLFKNRGDLGDVAFLLSSTKKTRGDLPVDEVYKLLFELAKDEGEGSQERKIKKLADILVSLEPISAKFVVRIVLGKLRLGFSDKTILDALSWLEAKDKSLKPALEKAYGVLPDVGLLALQVKKFGVKKVVEDISPRVGVPVLPMLAQRLNDPKEMIKKMGKVAVEPKIDGLRIQIHLLKGKGGFVKAFTRNLNEVSWMFPELLKIGNFLDSKAVILDSEAVGIDEERKKLADFQTTMTRRRKHEIESHTSSVPIRFFVFDILLNGKENLMNKPFFERKEVLKKVAGDSKIIKVVDYKETEDPVEISRLFEQNIAAGFEGIMVKKMDSLYVPGRTGWRWVKMKQSEKKEGKLADTVDGVIMGYYVGKGKRTKFGIGGFLVGIVDKEKIKSLTKLGTGLTDDEFRLLKEKLLGLEVNEKPKEYEEVDKTLNPDFWVRPSLVVEIAADEVTKSPIHSSGYALRFPRLVRIREDKDAFSATNVSEIRSLFSLQESSS from the coding sequence ATGAAATTTGAAGAACTTGCTTTTTTCCTTGAAAAATTGGAGAAGACTTCTTCAAGGATTGAGATTACCAAGATTTTGGCTGACCTTTTTTCTTATTCCAATCTTTCTGAAATAGATAAGGTTTGTTATTTATCTCTTGGACTTTTGCGTCCCAAGTATGAGAGTTTGGTGTTTAACTTGGCTGAGAAGATGGTGATCGAGTCACTGGCCTTAGGCTTTGATAAAAATAGGGATGAGATAATTTCTCTTTTTAAGAATAGAGGTGATCTGGGGGATGTGGCTTTTTTGCTTTCTTCTACCAAGAAAACAAGAGGTGATTTGCCTGTAGATGAAGTGTATAAATTGCTTTTTGAATTGGCTAAAGATGAGGGAGAAGGAAGCCAAGAAAGAAAGATTAAAAAGTTAGCAGATATTTTAGTTTCACTTGAGCCAATTTCTGCCAAATTTGTGGTAAGAATTGTTTTAGGAAAGTTAAGACTTGGTTTTTCTGATAAAACAATTCTTGATGCTCTCTCGTGGCTTGAGGCAAAAGATAAATCTCTAAAACCTGCTCTTGAGAAAGCTTATGGAGTTCTTCCTGATGTTGGGCTTCTGGCACTGCAGGTGAAGAAGTTTGGAGTAAAAAAGGTGGTTGAAGATATTTCACCAAGAGTGGGAGTTCCAGTTTTGCCGATGTTAGCTCAGAGGCTTAACGATCCGAAAGAGATGATAAAAAAAATGGGTAAGGTTGCTGTTGAGCCAAAAATTGATGGTTTGAGGATTCAGATTCATCTTCTTAAGGGTAAAGGAGGTTTTGTAAAGGCTTTCACTCGCAATTTAAACGAAGTTTCCTGGATGTTCCCCGAGCTTTTGAAAATTGGTAATTTTTTGGACTCAAAGGCTGTGATTTTAGATAGCGAGGCTGTTGGTATTGATGAGGAGAGAAAAAAACTGGCTGATTTTCAGACTACTATGACAAGAAGAAGAAAGCATGAAATAGAATCACACACATCTTCTGTTCCAATAAGATTCTTTGTTTTTGACATTCTTCTTAATGGTAAAGAAAATCTTATGAACAAACCATTTTTTGAAAGGAAAGAGGTGCTTAAAAAGGTTGCCGGAGATAGCAAAATAATTAAAGTGGTTGATTATAAAGAAACTGAGGATCCAGTTGAGATATCAAGGTTGTTTGAACAAAATATTGCTGCTGGTTTTGAAGGAATAATGGTTAAAAAGATGGATAGTTTATATGTTCCTGGCAGGACTGGCTGGCGTTGGGTTAAAATGAAACAGTCTGAAAAGAAAGAAGGAAAGTTGGCTGACACAGTTGATGGAGTGATAATGGGATATTACGTTGGGAAGGGAAAAAGAACTAAATTCGGAATAGGTGGTTTTTTAGTTGGTATTGTTGATAAAGAAAAAATAAAATCTCTTACCAAATTGGGTACAGGATTAACTGATGATGAGTTTAGACTTCTTAAGGAAAAACTGCTGGGTTTAGAGGTAAATGAAAAACCAAAAGAATACGAAGAGGTAGATAAAACTCTTAATCCTGATTTTTGGGTTAGACCTTCCTTGGTAGTTGAAATAGCTGCCGATGAGGTAACTAAAAGCCCAATTCACTCTTCAGGTTATGCGTTGAGATTTCCAAGGCTGGTTAGGATAAGAGAAGACAAGGATGCCTTTTCCGCGACAAATGTAAGTGAGATAAGAAGCTTATTTTCTTTACAAGAATCTTCTTCTTAA
- the ppa gene encoding inorganic pyrophosphatase: MDFNKIKAGKKLPEEVNVFVEIPQGKSIKYELDKESGVLVVDRLLYTPMNCPFNYGFIPHTHAEDGDPLDVVLITSLPIAAGVVVSSRPIGLLEMEDENGPDSKIVALPLKKVDPQLSHIDDVSDLNTLVKDRIKHFFESYKELEPNKWVKVKKFWGKDKALKVIERSLL; the protein is encoded by the coding sequence ATGGATTTTAATAAAATTAAAGCTGGCAAGAAATTGCCTGAGGAAGTAAATGTTTTTGTTGAAATTCCTCAGGGCAAATCAATTAAGTATGAACTCGACAAAGAGTCTGGGGTTTTAGTAGTTGATAGACTTCTTTATACACCTATGAATTGTCCTTTTAATTATGGTTTTATTCCCCACACTCACGCTGAAGATGGAGACCCTTTGGATGTGGTTCTAATCACTTCTTTGCCTATTGCTGCTGGTGTGGTTGTGTCATCAAGACCTATCGGACTTTTGGAGATGGAGGATGAAAATGGTCCAGACAGTAAAATAGTTGCTCTTCCTTTGAAAAAAGTTGATCCTCAGCTCTCTCATATAGATGATGTTTCAGATTTAAATACTCTTGTAAAAGATCGTATAAAACACTTCTTTGAGAGTTATAAGGAGCTTGAGCCTAACAAATGGGTAAAGGTAAAGAAATTTTGGGGTAAAGATAAGGCTCTTAAGGTAATAGAAAGATCTCTTCTTTAA
- a CDS encoding cell division protein Fic, giving the protein MYTPKYTITNKILNNIGKIEAAKEVIENAPLVPSFEKQFQSDAMVRTVHHGTHIEGNDLSLLQTRKVLEGEAIVAKHRDIQEVINYRNVVELLDELAFKRGGYESLMLTDIHRLVTDKLIPDEERGVFRKVQVVIRNEETGDVMLRPPAFVEVPHLIDKLMEFLNSDQAKEIHPVILAGITHYFLVAVHPFVEGNGRTARSFSTLVLIKSGYDIKRFFSLEEHFDADPLAYYQALAEVDKQAVDVRDRDLTSWLEYFTSVVMIELEKVKEKVRRISLDTRFKLKVGTQVALTERQMRLIEYISDRGGAGMKELRNVLKMVSEDTILRDLRVLMEKGIIKKEGSTKASRYVIAGK; this is encoded by the coding sequence ATGTACACTCCAAAATACACAATTACCAACAAAATTCTAAATAATATTGGCAAAATTGAGGCCGCCAAAGAGGTAATCGAAAATGCTCCTTTGGTTCCTTCTTTTGAGAAACAATTTCAATCTGATGCTATGGTTAGAACAGTTCACCATGGTACTCATATTGAAGGAAATGACCTTTCTCTTCTTCAGACGAGGAAGGTTTTGGAAGGAGAAGCAATAGTTGCCAAACATAGAGATATACAGGAGGTTATAAATTACCGTAATGTGGTTGAGCTTTTGGATGAGCTGGCTTTCAAAAGAGGTGGCTATGAATCTTTGATGTTAACTGATATCCATCGTTTGGTTACTGATAAATTAATTCCGGATGAAGAGCGAGGGGTGTTTAGAAAGGTCCAGGTGGTGATTAGAAATGAAGAAACTGGGGATGTGATGCTCCGTCCGCCTGCTTTTGTGGAAGTTCCTCATCTTATAGATAAATTGATGGAGTTTTTAAATAGTGATCAGGCGAAAGAAATTCATCCAGTTATTCTGGCGGGTATTACCCATTATTTTTTGGTGGCTGTTCACCCTTTTGTTGAAGGTAATGGTAGAACAGCTCGTTCCTTTTCTACTTTGGTTTTAATCAAAAGTGGCTATGATATTAAAAGGTTTTTTTCTCTTGAAGAACATTTTGATGCTGACCCATTGGCTTATTACCAGGCTTTGGCTGAGGTTGATAAACAAGCTGTGGATGTAAGAGATCGGGATTTAACTTCGTGGCTTGAGTATTTTACCTCTGTGGTGATGATAGAGCTTGAAAAAGTGAAAGAAAAAGTCCGCCGCATCTCTCTTGATACGAGGTTTAAACTTAAAGTAGGGACACAGGTTGCCTTAACCGAGAGGCAGATGAGGTTAATTGAGTATATCTCTGATAGAGGTGGAGCAGGCATGAAGGAGCTTAGAAATGTCCTGAAAATGGTTTCTGAGGACACTATTTTGAGGGATCTTAGAGTGTTGATGGAAAAGGGTATAATCAAGAAGGAAGGCTCAACCAAAGCGTCAAGATATGTTATTGCCGGTAAATAA
- the recF gene encoding DNA replication and repair protein RecF, which translates to MIERIDLLGFRNFRSKSIGFSSYTTVIFGPNASGKTNILEAVFLIATGKSFKAKIEEDMINHDLEIARVSAIVSDNINQDDSKETKLEVVLTRGEMFLNNSSFQKIPRKKLLVNGVPRRLIDFAGNLKVVLFAPQDLDLVTQSPALRRKFLDYVLSQVDREYRRSVLSYEKGLRQRNKLLLKIREEGLSRSQLLFWDKLLIKNGDYISRAREEFISFVNNAKFEEPLSDFEIEYDKSAISEARLEEYAQEEIASATTLVGPHRDDFIFKSKSKKNRDLAFFGSRGEQRMAVLWLKIAESYFIESKTKEKPVFLLDDIFSELDHKNRLIVFDFLKREDVYSQIKIGQSIITTADEHYLEEFGDVAKVSI; encoded by the coding sequence ATGATAGAAAGAATAGACTTATTGGGTTTTAGAAATTTTAGATCTAAGAGTATAGGTTTTTCGTCTTATACTACAGTGATTTTTGGTCCAAATGCTTCTGGAAAAACCAACATACTTGAGGCCGTTTTTCTTATTGCAACCGGAAAAAGTTTTAAAGCAAAGATTGAAGAGGATATGATTAACCATGATCTTGAAATAGCTAGGGTTTCAGCAATTGTTTCTGACAATATTAATCAAGACGATTCTAAAGAAACAAAGCTTGAGGTGGTTTTAACCAGGGGAGAAATGTTTCTAAACAATTCTTCTTTTCAGAAGATTCCCAGAAAAAAGCTTTTGGTTAATGGAGTACCCCGGCGCTTAATTGATTTTGCTGGCAATCTGAAGGTAGTTCTTTTTGCACCCCAAGATCTTGATTTGGTAACCCAGTCTCCGGCCTTGCGGCGTAAGTTTTTAGATTATGTGCTATCTCAGGTTGATAGGGAATACCGCCGGTCTGTTCTTTCCTATGAGAAGGGTTTAAGGCAAAGAAACAAACTTCTTTTGAAAATTCGCGAAGAAGGTCTTTCGCGTAGCCAGCTTTTATTTTGGGATAAGCTTTTGATTAAAAATGGTGATTATATTTCAAGAGCAAGGGAGGAATTTATCTCTTTTGTTAATAATGCTAAATTTGAAGAGCCTCTTTCTGATTTTGAGATAGAGTATGATAAAAGCGCTATAAGCGAGGCTCGTCTTGAAGAATATGCTCAAGAAGAAATAGCTTCAGCAACTACTTTGGTTGGGCCGCATCGCGACGATTTTATTTTTAAAAGCAAATCAAAAAAGAATCGTGATTTGGCTTTTTTTGGAAGCCGGGGGGAGCAGAGAATGGCAGTTTTATGGCTTAAGATTGCCGAATCATATTTTATTGAAAGTAAGACTAAAGAAAAGCCAGTTTTCCTTTTAGATGATATCTTTTCTGAACTTGATCACAAAAATAGATTAATTGTTTTTGATTTCTTAAAAAGGGAAGATGTTTATTCTCAAATCAAAATCGGTCAGTCAATAATTACAACAGCAGATGAACATTATTTGGAAGAATTTGGTGATGTGGCAAAAGTGAGTATTTAG
- the mutM gene encoding formamidopyrimidine-DNA glycosylase, whose product MPELPEVEAVRSQLESFLKGHKIIDVLIENSKSFVGDKKDVIGAKFLSFRRFGKVLVLDLDNGFSILVHLKLTGQLVYRGPNLKNPPQLSSKVVGGLPSKYTRVIFKLDRGGVLYFNDLRIFGWIKIVENKEVESQKMLDNLGYEPPVLKKQKLPILTLEKFKEIVNKTKRPIKIVIMDQSKIAGVGNIYANDALWLAEINPKRAAKDLSEIEQKKLYNSIIKVLEDGIKRGGSSENTFVNPDGSEGNYQNFTLVYGRDGQKCKRCSTLIKKIQLGGRGTYFCPNCQS is encoded by the coding sequence ATGCCGGAACTTCCTGAAGTAGAAGCAGTCAGAAGCCAGCTTGAGAGTTTTCTTAAGGGACATAAAATTATTGATGTCTTAATAGAGAATAGTAAGTCTTTTGTAGGAGATAAGAAAGATGTAATAGGAGCTAAATTTTTATCGTTCAGACGTTTTGGTAAGGTTTTGGTGCTTGATCTTGATAATGGTTTTTCTATCTTGGTGCACCTTAAGCTTACTGGCCAGCTTGTTTACAGAGGCCCTAATCTTAAAAATCCTCCTCAACTTTCATCTAAGGTTGTTGGAGGGCTTCCAAGCAAATACACTCGGGTTATCTTTAAACTTGATAGAGGTGGTGTGCTTTATTTTAATGACTTGAGGATTTTTGGTTGGATTAAAATAGTTGAAAATAAAGAAGTGGAAAGTCAGAAAATGCTTGACAATCTTGGTTATGAGCCGCCGGTGCTAAAAAAACAAAAACTGCCCATCTTGACTCTTGAGAAATTTAAAGAGATTGTTAACAAAACCAAAAGGCCGATTAAGATTGTTATTATGGATCAGTCAAAGATTGCTGGAGTGGGTAATATTTATGCCAATGATGCTTTGTGGCTTGCGGAAATTAATCCCAAAAGGGCTGCTAAGGACTTGAGTGAAATTGAACAGAAAAAGCTATACAATTCTATAATAAAAGTCCTTGAAGATGGGATAAAAAGAGGTGGCTCAAGTGAGAATACTTTTGTAAATCCCGATGGTTCAGAAGGGAATTACCAGAATTTTACTTTGGTTTATGGAAGAGATGGGCAAAAGTGTAAAAGATGTTCTACTTTGATTAAAAAGATTCAACTTGGAGGAAGAGGGACCTATTTTTGTCCTAATTGCCAAAGTTGA
- a CDS encoding glycosyl transferase, giving the protein MKVALVHDYIKEFGGAERVLKTLTEIFPEAPIYTAFCFKGSTAQREFADKNIRESFLAPILKIGNLYSPLRFLIPLIWGSFDLSDYDLVITSASWYVTRGFKVGKKTKVVCYCHTPPRWLYGYETSVGFTRYLPVKIYAAIVGHFIRMYDFVSAQKPKDVLKFKTPFFKVHSGVGLFIANSKNVAERIKKFYRRDSVIIYPPVDVKRIVEATKNVKRKEKYFLIVSRLVGAKGLEEAARAFKKQFRYKLKIVGESAGYSEVANRLKKISGGNIELLGRVSDRELYVLYAKAKGFIALARDEDFGMTVVEAQAAGTPIIAFNGGGFRESVIDGKTGILINEVSEDVIGGAIRKLEKIKWNKGNLQKNAMRFSKESFMRKIRKVLKEKVNSSKVVSIK; this is encoded by the coding sequence ATGAAAGTGGCTTTAGTACATGATTACATTAAAGAGTTTGGGGGGGCAGAAAGGGTTTTAAAGACCCTTACTGAGATTTTTCCTGAGGCCCCAATCTATACCGCCTTTTGTTTTAAGGGTTCAACGGCTCAAAGAGAGTTTGCAGATAAAAATATAAGGGAAAGCTTTCTTGCCCCAATTCTTAAAATTGGCAATCTTTACAGTCCTCTTCGTTTTTTGATCCCCTTGATTTGGGGAAGTTTTGATTTATCAGATTATGATTTAGTTATAACATCTGCCAGTTGGTATGTAACAAGAGGTTTTAAAGTTGGCAAGAAAACTAAAGTTGTTTGCTATTGCCACACTCCACCTCGCTGGCTTTATGGGTATGAAACATCGGTTGGTTTTACTCGTTATCTGCCAGTCAAAATTTATGCTGCTATAGTTGGACATTTTATAAGAATGTATGATTTTGTTTCGGCACAAAAACCAAAAGATGTTTTAAAATTCAAAACTCCATTTTTTAAAGTCCACTCTGGTGTTGGCTTATTTATTGCCAATTCAAAGAATGTTGCTGAAAGAATCAAAAAATTTTATCGTAGAGACTCTGTGATTATTTATCCTCCAGTTGATGTCAAAAGAATAGTAGAAGCTACCAAGAATGTTAAAAGAAAGGAAAAATATTTTTTGATTGTGTCTCGCCTTGTTGGAGCAAAAGGCTTAGAGGAAGCAGCAAGAGCCTTTAAGAAACAGTTTAGATATAAACTTAAGATAGTAGGGGAATCGGCTGGTTATTCTGAAGTTGCCAACAGGTTAAAGAAAATCTCTGGCGGGAATATTGAGCTTCTTGGTAGAGTTTCAGATAGAGAACTTTATGTTTTATATGCAAAAGCAAAAGGTTTTATTGCCTTGGCACGTGATGAGGATTTTGGGATGACGGTGGTTGAGGCTCAAGCTGCAGGAACTCCGATTATTGCTTTTAATGGGGGTGGTTTTAGAGAATCTGTGATCGATGGCAAGACTGGGATTTTAATAAACGAAGTTTCTGAAGATGTAATTGGTGGGGCAATAAGAAAACTGGAGAAGATTAAATGGAATAAAGGCAACCTGCAGAAAAATGCAATGAGATTTTCAAAAGAGAGTTTTATGAGGAAAATTAGAAAGGTTTTGAAGGAAAAAGTAAATAGTAGCAAAGTAGTAAGTATTAAGTAG
- a CDS encoding four helix bundle protein — protein MEKIKNFTDLNAWKCAHQLVLKVYSLVKKFPNREQFILTSQILRAVISVTSNLAEGFGRRGVKEKIQFYFLAQSSLTEVQNQLIIARDVGYIHAREFSVIWEDVVLTHKLISGLIKSLEKKKT, from the coding sequence ATGGAAAAGATAAAGAACTTTACGGACCTGAATGCATGGAAGTGTGCTCACCAGTTGGTGCTTAAAGTTTATAGCTTAGTCAAAAAATTTCCTAATAGAGAGCAATTTATCTTGACCAGTCAGATCCTGCGAGCTGTTATTTCGGTTACTAGCAATCTTGCTGAAGGTTTTGGCCGGCGGGGGGTTAAAGAAAAGATCCAGTTTTATTTTTTGGCTCAATCTTCTTTGACTGAGGTTCAGAATCAACTTATAATTGCAAGAGACGTTGGCTACATTCACGCCAGAGAATTCAGTGTAATTTGGGAGGATGTTGTTTTAACGCATAAACTTATTAGTGGTTTAATAAAAAGTTTAGAGAAGAAGAAAACCTAG